The window GGTGCTGGATGCCGACCAGCCCGCGGGCGCCTTCCAGTGCCTGGCAACCCGCGAGGAAGGCCACGAGTACTACGCCGACCACGGCCAGCTGGACGGCGCCTGGGCCTGGCTGGTCCGCAGCAATCAGAGCGGCATCAACTTCGCCCTCTATCAGGCTGCCGACAGCGCGCCGCAGCGCCCGCACTGGCAGGAACTGATCGCCCACGACCCGGCGCTGATGCTCGAAGGCGTCAGCCTCAACCAGCAGGCCATTGTCCTCAGCTTGCGCGAAGGGGGCCTGCCGATCGTCGAAGTGCGCGCCCAGGGCCAGGCGCCGGCCCGCGTGCAACTGCCGGATGCGGCCTACAGCCTGTACGTGCAGGACAATCTGGAGTTCCACAGCCCGGTGATCCGCCTGCGCTACGAGGCGCTCAACCGCCCGGCGCAGATCCGCCAGCTGGACCTCGCCAGCGGCGCGCAGAAGGTATTGAAGGAAACCCCGGTGGAAGGCCCGTTCGACGCCGACGCCTACGAGAGCCGGCGCCTGTGGGCGACCGCCGTGGACGGTACGCAGGTGCCGATCAGCCTGGTCGGCCGCCGCGAGGTGCTCGCCGCCGGCCAGCCGGCGCCGCTCTATCTCTATGGCTACGGCGCCTATGGCGAGAGCCTCGACCCCTGGTTCTCGCACGCGCGCCTGAGCCTGTTGGAGCGCGGCTTCGTCTTCGCCATCGCCCATGTGCGCGGCGGCGGCGAGTTGGGCGAAGCCTGGTACCGTGCCGGCAAGCTGGCCTACAAGCAGAACAGCTTCAACGACTTCATCGCCTGCGCCGAGCACCTGATCGCCGACGGCTACACCACGGCCGGCCAATTAGCCATCAGCGGCGGCAGCGCCGGCGGCCTGCTGATCGGCGCGGTGCTCAACCAGCGCCCGGAGCTGTTCGCCGCGGCCATCGCCGAGGTGCCCTTCGTCGACGTGCTCAACACCATGCAGAATCCCGAGCTGCCGCTGACCGTCACCGAATACGACGAATGGGGTGACCCCAGCGATCCGGCGGTGCATGCCCGTATCCACAGCTACGCGCCCTACGAAAACGTCCGCGCCCAGTGCTACCCGGCGCTGCTCGCGGTGGCCGGCTACAACGACAGCCGCGTGCAGTACTGGGAAGCGGCGAAATGGGTGGCCAAGCTGCGCGCGACCAAGACCGACAGCAACCTGCTGCTGCTCAAGACCGACCTCGGTGCCGGCCACGGCGGCATGAGCGGGCGTTATCAGGCGCTCAAGGATGTGGCGCTGGAATACGCCTTCCTGCTCAAGGTGTTGGGCTGAGGCGGCACGAAACGGCACGCCCAGATGCGAGCCTGGAACTCCGTAGGATGGGTTGAGCTATGCGATACCCATCTTCCGGCGCCACCCAGCGGTTCATTCTCGACACAAAACTCTTCGCGGCCCGACCTACCGCGCGTTGGGTATCGCTACGCTCAACGCCAACCTACAGCTGCTACGAACTGAATCACTCCCACACGCGTCGCGCCTTGGCCTTTGGCGGGCGCTCGGGCTCGGCACCCTCGAGGTTGCGCTGGCGCTGCTCCTGCAACAGCGGCAAATCCTGATCCCTGGACGGCGGCGGCACCGCCGCCGGCGGGCGGATGTCGCCGTTGTTGAGCAGCGGCGGCTGGCGCGGCGACACGCTCGGCACGTCGTACGGCACGACCTGCTGATAGGGCGTCGGGGTTGGCGTGCCGGGCGAGCCCGGCGGCGTGGCACTGGGCATCGGCAACATCGGCCCGGCGGCCATGGCAGCGCTGGCCGCCAGAGCGCTCAGGCCCAGTAGTCTGGTGTAGAAGGCGTGCATGCTTGGCCTCCGTGGAAAGCCGGCATCCCTGCTATTGGGCAGCCCCTGTGCTTGCCCGGCAGGTAGCCGCATCGAGCGGCTGCTCTCGGGTTAGACTACGCCGCCTCATGCCAGCACCGCCAGCCGTCCTCGCCCTTTCGCCCCGCCACCACGAGATCACCATGAAGCAGCGCTTTGTCTTGCTCGACACCGCCCCGATTCCCAATGACGGTGGCGCCCTGTGCCTGTTCGAATACGGCCCGGATTTCGTCATCAAGATCCAGGGCGGCGACGGTGGTCAGTT is drawn from Pseudomonas cavernae and contains these coding sequences:
- a CDS encoding S9 family peptidase, which codes for MSQAPIARLEPGADPYRWLENRDAPEVLDYLKAENAYLDAELAEQAELRETLYQEIKARIRETDLSLPTPWGPWLYYTRTVAGDEYPRHYRCPRPADDSLSVDESAEQLLLDPNALAKGGYLALGAFSISQDHGKLAYSLDTSGDETYQLFVKDLASGAITALPFADCDGSLTWANDSQTLFFGELDDTHRPHKLYRHRLGTATAEQVFHEDDGRFFLNCYRSSSERQLILLLNSKTTSEVWVLDADQPAGAFQCLATREEGHEYYADHGQLDGAWAWLVRSNQSGINFALYQAADSAPQRPHWQELIAHDPALMLEGVSLNQQAIVLSLREGGLPIVEVRAQGQAPARVQLPDAAYSLYVQDNLEFHSPVIRLRYEALNRPAQIRQLDLASGAQKVLKETPVEGPFDADAYESRRLWATAVDGTQVPISLVGRREVLAAGQPAPLYLYGYGAYGESLDPWFSHARLSLLERGFVFAIAHVRGGGELGEAWYRAGKLAYKQNSFNDFIACAEHLIADGYTTAGQLAISGGSAGGLLIGAVLNQRPELFAAAIAEVPFVDVLNTMQNPELPLTVTEYDEWGDPSDPAVHARIHSYAPYENVRAQCYPALLAVAGYNDSRVQYWEAAKWVAKLRATKTDSNLLLLKTDLGAGHGGMSGRYQALKDVALEYAFLLKVLG